In Bradysia coprophila strain Holo2 unplaced genomic scaffold, BU_Bcop_v1 contig_350, whole genome shotgun sequence, a genomic segment contains:
- the LOC119079885 gene encoding transcription factor CP2-like protein 1 isoform X3, protein MDKEFIKRQCRYQQNNARIGWTDDIDFDLNGDLTNNSYLNKILNLFFVRSDAFLSLSSALNILKHEIPSPSNDQLKQPKSPQERAGLPINHQQSQGGTVANGTVKESTTCNDHAPILQKPKNQPDVLDSSSNSNLACSMNHESPQCGKTQGPNEVQSKFQYVLAAPTSIATKNNEDTLTYLNQGQSYEIKLKKLGDLATYRGKILKSIIKICFHERRLQYMEKEQINQWKASRPGERIVEIDVPLSYGLCHVSQPNNQMLNTVEIQWDPMKEVGAYIQVNCISTEFTPKKHGGEKGVPFRIQIETYLDSNGDGCYTPIHAAACQIKVFKLKGADRKHKQDREKIQKRTRAEQEKYQPSFECTILSDIPSDSITPPICCSPEISNGNPANGTSNRTTSPVMPRSPVQITKYENPVFNPNSSHPIGINSVSSSNSNVKAVVDANSSSPRRVENEDFVPNILIESSPAVLAQWMTYHRLNQYISTFAHYSGADLLRMSKEDIIQICGVADGIRMYNTLHSKAIKPRLRIYVSFDGSSYHAIYLHESSVFELVRKLCRLPGFFEHTANNGNVENNGFPEWGLQSKYSGSGSNICDASKTVVYTDGPNGIHVLVSDEVLNNFKDDSLFAIECQNGRVLMKTVYKNEIN, encoded by the exons atggataAAGAGTTCATAAAGAGACAGTGTCGCTACCAACAAAATAATG CTCGCATTGGTTGGACTGATGATATTGATTTCGACCTGAATGGAGATTTGACGAACAACAGTTATTTGAACAA GATTCTAAACTTGTTTTTTGTTCGTAGTGACGCATTTCTGTCATTGTCATCTGCATTGAACATCTTGAAACATGAGATACCATCACCATCTAACGATCAATTGAAGCAGCCCAAAAGCCCTCAG GAAAGAGCAGGTCTTCCAATTAACCACCAACAATCCCAAGGAGGAACGGTTGCTAATGGAACTGTTAAGGAGAGCACAACATGCAACGATCATGCACCGATTTTACAGAAGCCGAAAAATCAACCAGATGTACTGGACTCATCGTCCAATTCCAATTTGG CATGTTCGATGAACCATGAGTCTCCGCAATGCGGTAAAACGCAAGGTCCTAACGAAGTTCAGTCCAA ATTTCAGTACGTTTTAGCTGCGCCGACATCTATAGCTACAAAGAACAATGAGGACACACTTACGTATCTCAATCAAGGACAAAGCTATGAAATAAAACTGAAGAAATTGGGAGATTTAGCGACTTATCGCGGCAAAATTTTGAAG AGCATCATAAAAATTTGCTTCCATGAGCGCCGTTTGCAGTACATGGAAAAGGAGCAGATCAATCAATGGAAAGCGTCAAGACCGGgtgaacgtattgttgaaatCGATGTGCCATTATCGTATGGTCTGTGCCATGTATCCCAGCCGAATAACCAAATGTTGAACACCGTTGAAATTCAGTGGGATCCTATGAAAGAAGTTGGAGCCTACATACAGGTGAACTGTATATCGACGGAATTCACTCCGAAGAAACACGGCGGCGAAAAGGGTGTACCGTTCCGTATACAAATCGAAACTTATTTGGATTCGAACGGTGATGGATGCTACACACCCATTCATGCGGCAGCGTGCCAGATCAAAGTGTTTAAGTTGAAGGGAGCTGATCGTAAGCACAAGCAAGATCGGGAGAAAATCCAAAAACGAACCCGAGCTGAACAAGAAAAGTATCAGCCCAGTTTTGAGTGCACGATTTTATCGGATATTCCGAGTGATTCTATCACACCACCGATTTGCTGCAGTCCGGAAAT TTCCAATGGAAATCCGGCAAATGGAACGTCAAACCGTACAACATCACCAGTGATGCCACGTTCTCCAGTTCAAATAACAAAGTACGAAAATCCAGTTTTCAATCCGAATTCATCGCATCCTATTGGTATAAACAGCGTTTCGTCATCAAATTCGAATGTCAAAGCTGTCGTCGATGCCAACAGTTCTTCACCCAGACGAGTTGAGAATGAAGATTTC GTTCCAAATATTCTGATTGAATCATCTCCAGCAGTCCTTGCCCAGTGGATGACGTATCATCGTCTCAACCAGTACATAAGCACTTTTGCTCACTACTCTGGCGCTGATTTGCTACGAATGTCCAAAGAAGACATCATTCAAATTTGTGGCGTCGCCGATGGTATACGAATGTACAACACATTGCATTCGAA AGCTATTAAGCCTCGTTTGAGAATTTACGTCAGTTTCGATGGCAGTTCATACCATGCGATCTATTTACATGAAAGTTCTGTGTTCGAATTGGTCCGGAAATTGTGCAGATTGCCTGGTTTCTTTGAGCACACTGCGAACAatggaaatgttgaaaataatggCTTTCCCGAATGGG GTCTTCAATCGAAATATTCTGGCAGCGGATCGAACATTTGCGATGCTTCGAAAACTGTGGTTTACACCGACGGGCCGAATGGAATTCACGTTCTCGTCTCGGACGAAGTGCTGAACAATTTCAAGGACGACAGTCTGTTCGCTATTGAGTGTCAAAACGGAAGAGTTCTTATGAAAACAGTGTACAAAAATGagattaattga
- the LOC119079885 gene encoding transcription factor CP2-like protein 1 isoform X4: MDKEFIKRQCRYQQNNARIGWTDDIDFDLNGDLTNNSYLNNDAFLSLSSALNILKHEIPSPSNDQLKQPKSPQERAGLPINHQQSQGGTVANGTVKESTTCNDHAPILQKPKNQPDVLDSSSNSNLACSMNHESPQCGKTQGPNEVQSKFQYVLAAPTSIATKNNEDTLTYLNQGQSYEIKLKKLGDLATYRGKILKSIIKICFHERRLQYMEKEQINQWKASRPGERIVEIDVPLSYGLCHVSQPNNQMLNTVEIQWDPMKEVGAYIQVNCISTEFTPKKHGGEKGVPFRIQIETYLDSNGDGCYTPIHAAACQIKVFKLKGADRKHKQDREKIQKRTRAEQEKYQPSFECTILSDIPSDSITPPICCSPEISNGNPANGTSNRTTSPVMPRSPVQITKYENPVFNPNSSHPIGINSVSSSNSNVKAVVDANSSSPRRVENEDFVPNILIESSPAVLAQWMTYHRLNQYISTFAHYSGADLLRMSKEDIIQICGVADGIRMYNTLHSKAIKPRLRIYVSFDGSSYHAIYLHESSVFELVRKLCRLPGFFEHTANNGNVENNGFPEWGLQSKYSGSGSNICDASKTVVYTDGPNGIHVLVSDEVLNNFKDDSLFAIECQNGRVLMKTVYKNEIN; this comes from the exons atggataAAGAGTTCATAAAGAGACAGTGTCGCTACCAACAAAATAATG CTCGCATTGGTTGGACTGATGATATTGATTTCGACCTGAATGGAGATTTGACGAACAACAGTTATTTGAACAA TGACGCATTTCTGTCATTGTCATCTGCATTGAACATCTTGAAACATGAGATACCATCACCATCTAACGATCAATTGAAGCAGCCCAAAAGCCCTCAG GAAAGAGCAGGTCTTCCAATTAACCACCAACAATCCCAAGGAGGAACGGTTGCTAATGGAACTGTTAAGGAGAGCACAACATGCAACGATCATGCACCGATTTTACAGAAGCCGAAAAATCAACCAGATGTACTGGACTCATCGTCCAATTCCAATTTGG CATGTTCGATGAACCATGAGTCTCCGCAATGCGGTAAAACGCAAGGTCCTAACGAAGTTCAGTCCAA ATTTCAGTACGTTTTAGCTGCGCCGACATCTATAGCTACAAAGAACAATGAGGACACACTTACGTATCTCAATCAAGGACAAAGCTATGAAATAAAACTGAAGAAATTGGGAGATTTAGCGACTTATCGCGGCAAAATTTTGAAG AGCATCATAAAAATTTGCTTCCATGAGCGCCGTTTGCAGTACATGGAAAAGGAGCAGATCAATCAATGGAAAGCGTCAAGACCGGgtgaacgtattgttgaaatCGATGTGCCATTATCGTATGGTCTGTGCCATGTATCCCAGCCGAATAACCAAATGTTGAACACCGTTGAAATTCAGTGGGATCCTATGAAAGAAGTTGGAGCCTACATACAGGTGAACTGTATATCGACGGAATTCACTCCGAAGAAACACGGCGGCGAAAAGGGTGTACCGTTCCGTATACAAATCGAAACTTATTTGGATTCGAACGGTGATGGATGCTACACACCCATTCATGCGGCAGCGTGCCAGATCAAAGTGTTTAAGTTGAAGGGAGCTGATCGTAAGCACAAGCAAGATCGGGAGAAAATCCAAAAACGAACCCGAGCTGAACAAGAAAAGTATCAGCCCAGTTTTGAGTGCACGATTTTATCGGATATTCCGAGTGATTCTATCACACCACCGATTTGCTGCAGTCCGGAAAT TTCCAATGGAAATCCGGCAAATGGAACGTCAAACCGTACAACATCACCAGTGATGCCACGTTCTCCAGTTCAAATAACAAAGTACGAAAATCCAGTTTTCAATCCGAATTCATCGCATCCTATTGGTATAAACAGCGTTTCGTCATCAAATTCGAATGTCAAAGCTGTCGTCGATGCCAACAGTTCTTCACCCAGACGAGTTGAGAATGAAGATTTC GTTCCAAATATTCTGATTGAATCATCTCCAGCAGTCCTTGCCCAGTGGATGACGTATCATCGTCTCAACCAGTACATAAGCACTTTTGCTCACTACTCTGGCGCTGATTTGCTACGAATGTCCAAAGAAGACATCATTCAAATTTGTGGCGTCGCCGATGGTATACGAATGTACAACACATTGCATTCGAA AGCTATTAAGCCTCGTTTGAGAATTTACGTCAGTTTCGATGGCAGTTCATACCATGCGATCTATTTACATGAAAGTTCTGTGTTCGAATTGGTCCGGAAATTGTGCAGATTGCCTGGTTTCTTTGAGCACACTGCGAACAatggaaatgttgaaaataatggCTTTCCCGAATGGG GTCTTCAATCGAAATATTCTGGCAGCGGATCGAACATTTGCGATGCTTCGAAAACTGTGGTTTACACCGACGGGCCGAATGGAATTCACGTTCTCGTCTCGGACGAAGTGCTGAACAATTTCAAGGACGACAGTCTGTTCGCTATTGAGTGTCAAAACGGAAGAGTTCTTATGAAAACAGTGTACAAAAATGagattaattga
- the LOC119079891 gene encoding E3 ubiquitin-protein ligase NRDP1 produces MGYELTRFQGEVDEELICPICSGVLEEPVQAIVCEHAFCRACITEWLSRQPTCPVDRNAMTQANLRAVPRILRNLLSRLSIACDNEMYGCTLVLKLDALANHLDECEHNPKRPLPCEKGCGFVIPKDEYKEHNCVRELRALIHTQQQKLSDVKNKISDQTLTINELKRELQLFKDFMRAMRGSNPAMRAIADQMERDEVVRWSSSLARARVTRWGGMISTPDDALQMMIKRALSESGCPPHILDDLMENCHERRWPRGLSSLETRQDNRRIYDNYVCRRIPGKQAVLVLSCDNGHMAEDVMVEPGLVMIFAHGVSDRFESCPDHSHAHTPYAHNNSNNTPDSHRDI; encoded by the exons ATGGGTTATGAATTAACACGATTCCAGGGGGAGGTAGACGAAGAACTGATATGTCCAATCTGTTCGGGAGTCTTAGAAGAACCAGTTCAG GCAATTGTATGTGAACATGCGTTTTGTCGCGCTTGTATCACCGAGTGGCTGAGTCGACAGCCAACGTGTCCTGTTGATCGAAATGCCATGACACAGGCAAATTTGCGTGCCGTACCTAGAATTTTAAGGAATCTACTTTCAAG ACTAAGCATAGCCTGTGATAACGAGATGTACGGCTGTACGCTAGTCTTAAAACTAGACGCACTAGCGAATCATTTAGATGAATGCGAGCACAATCCAAAAAGACCGCTGCCATGTGAAAAGGGTTGCGGTTTCGTGATTCCAAAGGATGAATACAAAGAGCACAATTGCGTGCGCGAATTGCGTGCGTTGATCCATACACAGCAACAGAAATTAAGCGatgtcaaaaacaaaatcagcGACCAGACCTTGACAATAAATGAGCTGAAACGCGAGTTGCAACTGTTCAAAGATTTTATGCGAGCCATGCGTGGCTCGAATCCAGCGATGCGAGCCATTGCTGATCAAATGGAACGTGATGAAGTTGTCCGATGGAGTAGTTCATTGGCACGGGCTAGAGTCACTAGATGGGGAGGTATGATATCCACTCCAGATGATGCTTTACAG ATGATGATAAAGCGAGCCCTCTCCGAATCCGGATGTCCGCCACATATTTTGGACGATTTGATGGAAAATTGTCATGAACGTCGATGGCCCCGCGGTTTGAGTTCATTGGAAACACGTCAGGACAATCGGCGCATTTATGATAATTATGTTTGTCGACGCATTCCTG GTAAACAGGCTGTACTAGTTTTGAGCTGCGACAACGGTCACATGGCTGAAGATGTAATGGTTGAACCAGGTCTGGTGATGATATTTGCCCATGGAGTTTCCGA tCGATTCGAGAGCTGCCCGGACCATTCCCATGCTCATACACCGTACGCccacaacaacagcaacaatacACCAGATTCACATCGTGACATATAA
- the LOC119079893 gene encoding glutathione S-transferase Mu 1-like, with amino-acid sequence MAPTLGYWNIRGIGNVIKFLMQYLDIEYKDKIYNVTEENEWFDEKFNLGLDFPNLPYYVDGDLKLTESKVIVKYIVRHKDPEARLYPDSLALQLKADIVENVAFTVLYGLLFTCWRDTEEVRAGNIKNHENMIKQLSDYLGTNNWILGEKLSFVDFWIYEALYAQNQFNPTVLDVYSNLKNLMKNFEALPAIARYMNSTDYIKTPCNSPNANRPIA; translated from the exons aTGGCACCGACTTTGGGTTATTGGAATATAAGAGGA aTTGGAAACGTTATCAAATTCCTGATGCAATACTTGGACATTGAGTACAAAGACAAAATTTACAATGTCACCGAAGAGAATGAATGGtttgacgaaaaatttaatcttGGACTTGATTTCCCAAAT CTTCCATACTACGTAGACGGTGATTTAAAGCTCACTGAATCGAAAGTCATTGTAAAATACATTGTTCGTCACAAAGATCCCGAAGCTAGACTTTATCCCGACTCATTGGCTTTGCAATTGAAAGCGGATATCGTAGAGAATGTTGCTTTTACCGTTCTCTATGGACTGCTGTTTACTTGCTGGAGAGATACG GAAGAAGTTCGCGcaggaaatatcaaaaatcatgaaaacatGATCAAACAACTTTCCGATTATTTGGGAACGAATAACTGGATTTTGGGTGAAAAG CTGTCGTTCGTCGACTTTTGGATCTACGAGGCGTTGTATgctcaaaatcaatttaatccGACAGTACTGGATGTGTACagcaatttgaaaaatttgatgaaaaactTTGAAGCACTGCCAGCTATCGCAAGATATATGAACTCCACCGACTATATTAAGACGCCGTGCAATTCTCCGAATGCAAACCGGCCAATTGCTTAG
- the LOC119079894 gene encoding uncharacterized protein LOC119079894, whose amino-acid sequence MYGKDESLEIESTMEKSECQQKDNSITEYFDLTKDSKSPTKKMRLENEETYGRRNQRSSSQSKHESRIGKKFRKRLQSVISSVKWTEFKEKKKYSRRSSSDKSEDDDRDYRRRRRSKKSSSGKYYRSRSRSRSPSRRDMDREYYRRRSERRESVERYRRSHSDEERDDHTEQPSASRQRRMDSRRSCSYHRDVKYSRQSKTHKYSNEQVVKTELLERFEDSNENDSHWCTEPESVPESRVAASVFDQLRKKIQSTLQRSSHRNKSVTHAGRDSTSHHNVQEWQDSFDLDGEPSNESSNLRQIDDKTEVQRENVTDNLQVLENDSNKLAMDVQRQKIKFTFTKSLKTDTQVSSVFNEASNDNLTDARSKLSNLLRSALNDRDDQNDCNEAVSETPPVQEHSAIDEDSIDQEIIQKIVSQTQVHTSSSYELSVDVPVGFDSVAAVNLLENELSSESHRYSATTHVNSSATQLVRNNQYSPRDAQPFTGTPIVYTTTTQGVGSNYSSLLTTRFNLPVPSTKFLPVVPFRNAALHRENPFEHNPFKTEFDSNDWTSHCPSMYRVETKNSPMTYGEHKNRLASRELLGNYKIPKKTTKVNCSTAPVSKMSVVGHLDNYDLPMSAQRNEKLNTQVKIQDKKPTAKNTASHPATNASNKENTRKVSANFKIPKTNRSSANASNKSVVEPIKVIEKNNKNRAKHNTPFMKSQSHGTKEPMLNAIKNGSDNIDNNMRPISISSSSSVDESSSHGTPETIENDDWDNYRRPISPPLNVDANILAAKNSTEIGSATDRATNVSKQDNAMESLKGWMQTNEFATLVDLMQQLAQHKNLEKLKDALANKNDCPRNVQHGEGSSTASLAVTTTVGSNGNTSNRNGSIPKFKNIDTTWHSLRKVLECQECDKPVGNSLVSHYVNLHPNCEIITSRLAPEAAESLRSGVYDSNIVVSKPENSSSYHYKQFCYFCNVYRCYHKLFWINHMARHTGYYSLKCNHCSRKFACGPLKTKCVEKRNYEAIPQPQFKKRHLLAYVCHLCNFVRFHQHEIEMHLTNEHGEMKDSKKFKEVTFLSFPDAEGKYERKKPTKKYAKRKPKPVDEFLANLTDVDDATDLKDEIDSENEIDSFSEDSEGEDDSDWSKLGIRDDEGEDSFLETSSDSDFV is encoded by the exons ATGTATGGCAAAGACGAGAGCCTAGAAATTGAATCGACAATGGAAAAATCGGAATGTCAACAAAAG GATAATTCGATCACCGAGTACTTCGATTTGACGAAGGACTCGAAATCGCCAACGAAAAAGATGCGTCTCGAAAATGAAGAAACTTATGGTCGTCGGAATCAACGTTCTTCAAGTCAATCAAAGCATGAAAGCCGCATTGGAAAGAAGTTTCGCAAACGTTTGCAGAGTGTAATCAGTAGCGTTAAGTGGACTGaattcaaagaaaagaaaaagtattCAAGACGTTCGTCGAGCGATAAGTCGGAAGATGACGATCGTGACTACCGTCGAAGACGCAGAAGCAAAAAAAGTTCATCAGGTAAATACTACCGAAGTCGAAGTCGCAGTCGAAGCCCATCCAGACGGGATATGGACCGTGAATATTACCGCAGAAGAAGTGAAAGACGTGAATCAGTTGAGAGATATCGCCGAAGTCATTCTGATGAAGAAAGAGATGATCATACTGAACAACCCAGCGCATCCAGACAAAGAAGAATGGACAGTAGACGTAGTTGCTCCTACCATAGAGATGTCAAATATTCCAGACAATCGAAGACTCACAAATATTCGAATGAACAAGTCGTTAAAACCGAGCTCTTGGAGAGATTCGAAGACAGCAATGAAAATGATTCACACTGGTGCACGGAGCCAGAGTCTGTGCCAGAAAGTCGTGTCGCTGCATCAGTTTTCGACCAGCtcagaaagaaaattcagTCAACTTTGCAGCGCTCGTCGCATCGGAACAAAAGTGTGACACATGCCGGTCGAGATTCGACCAGTCACCATAACGTGCAGGAATGGCAAGACAGTTTTGATTTAGACGGTGAACCTTCAAATGAGTCATCGAATTTACGACAAATTGATGACAAAACCGAAGTTCAACGAGAGAACGTAACTGACAATCTGCAAGTCCTGGAAAATGATTCGAACAAACTGGCGATGGACGtacaaagacaaaaaattaaatttactttcactAAATCATTGAAGACCGATACGCAAGTGAGCAGCGTTTTCAATGAAGCCTCAAACGATAATTTGACGGATGCTCGATCGAAACTGAGTAATTTATTACGGTCAGCATTGAACGACAGAGACGATCAAAATGATTGTAATGAGGCCGTTAGTGAAACACCACCTGTCCAGGAACATTCGGCAATCGATGAAGACTCGATTGATCAGGAGATTAtccaaaaaatagtttcgcAAACACAAGTCCATACATCATCATCGTACGAATTATCCGTAGACGTTCCGGTCGGCTTTGATTCGGTTGCAGCAGTCAATTTGTTGGAGAACGAACTATCGTCAGAGTCTCATCGGTATAGTGCAACGACGCACGTAAACAGCAGCGCCACGCAACTGGTACGCAACAATCAATATTCACCGAGAGACGCTCAACCGTTCACTGGAACACCAATTGTTTATACCACCACCACGCAGGGAGTAGGCTCCAATTATTCGAGTTTACTGACGACTCGTTTCAATTTGCCAGTTccttcaacgaaattcttgcCAGTGGTTCCATTCCGAAACGCAGCACTTCACCGTGAAAACCCTTTTGAGCACAACCCGTTCAAGACTGAATTTGATAGCAACGATTGGACATCTCATTGTCCGTCGATGTATCGTGTTGAAACGAAGAACTCGCCCATGACTTATGGTGAACATAAAAATCGGCTAGCGTCGAGAGAATTATTGGGGAACtacaaaattccgaaaaaaacgACGAAAGTAAATTGTTCTACGGCACCTGTATCCAAGATGTCAGTCGTGGGTCACTTAGATAACTATGACCTGCCGATGTCTGCTCAAcggaacgaaaaattgaatactCAAGTCAAGATACAGGATAAGAAACCAACTGCGAAAAATACCGCATCACACCCGGCTACTAATGCgtcaaacaaagaaaatacgAGAAAAGTATCGGCGAACTTCAAAATTCCGAAAACGAATCGGTCGTCAGCAAATGCATCCAACAAGTCAGTCGTTGAACCCATCAAAGTCATCgaaaagaataataaaaacCGTGCTAAACACAACACACCATTCATGAAATCGCAGTCACATGGAACTAAAGAACCTATGCTGAATGCCATCAAAAATGGTTccgataatatcgacaataaTATGCGACCTATATCAATATCATCCAGCTCGTCAGTCGACGAATCGTCTTCCCATGGAACTCCAGAAACGATCGAAAATGACGACTGGGATAACTATCGCCGACCGATATCACCACCGTTGAACGTTGATGCAAATATTCTAGCTGCTAAGAACTCAACTGAGATCGGTTCTGCAACGGATCGGGCTACTAATGTGTCTAAACAAGATAATGCGATGGAATCTTTGAAGGGCTGGATGCAAACCAATGAATTTGCAACATTAGTTGACCTAATGCAACAGTTGGCTCAGCATAAGAACCTCGAGAAATTAAAGGATGCTCTTGCGAACAAAAATGACTGCCCCAGAAACGTACAGCATGGAGAAGGTTCGAGCACCGCTTCGTTGGCCGTCACAACCACTGTTGGATCGAATGGAAATACTAGCAACCGGAATGGGA GTATTcctaaattcaaaaacattgACACAACCTGGCACAGTCTGCGAAAAGTTTTGGAGTGTCAAGAGTGTGACAAACCAGTTGGCAATTCTTTAGTGAGCCATTACGTCAATCTGCATCCAAATTGTGAGATAATAACCAGTCGCCTTGCTCCGGAAGCGGCGGAAAGTTTACGATCAGGCGTCTACGATTCGAACATTGTCGTTTCGAAACCAGAAAACTCATCCTCTTACCActacaaacaattttgttaCTTTTGCAACGTTTACCGTTGTTACCATAAATTGTTTTGGATCAATCATATGGCGCGTCACACGGGTTACTACAGTTTGAAATGCAACCATTGCTCAAGAAAGTTTGCCTGCGGACCTCTAAAGACAAAGTGTGTCGAGAAGAGAAATTACGAGGCCATTCCACAGCCTCAATTCAAAAAACGTCATCTGTTGGCATACGTGTGTCACCTCTGCAATTTTGTTCGATTTCACCAGCACGAAATCGAAATGCACTTGACTAACGAGCATGGTGAAATGAAAGACTCGAAAAAGTTCAAAGAAGTGACGTTCCTGAGCTTTCCGGATGCAGAAGGAAAGTATGAAAGAAAAAAGCCGACCAAAAAGTATGCGAAAAGAAAGCCCAAGCCTGTGGACgaatttttagcaaatttaacTGATGTGGACGATGCGACTGATTTGAAGGATGAAATTGATTCGGAGAATGAAATCGATTCCTTTAGTGAGGATTCCGAAGGTGAAGATGACAGTGACTGGTCCAAGTTGGGTATTCGGGATGATGAAGGAGAGGACAGTTTTTTAGAAACTAGTTCGGACAGTGACTTTGTATGa